A stretch of Lathyrus oleraceus cultivar Zhongwan6 chromosome 6, CAAS_Psat_ZW6_1.0, whole genome shotgun sequence DNA encodes these proteins:
- the LOC127098456 gene encoding uncharacterized protein LOC127098456, which translates to MRMISKAIIFSLLILMILPSISCSQQQMSRKIIHSAKYVSEKFEVGPGEIANKALVDIEFPKGHIGVKSFDVDLIDEQGNSVPLYETYFHHWFAVKYIVAKGKNMSDDPNDHTGGPIYKRNDGTCNGGILPLYWGLGSESRGTVSNLPHPFAVELGNPANITEGWEERWLFSLMVIDTRGTKDRKSCTECRCDQFNLPENFYNVTPDIHGKPLSPEYKGGVFCCQNGFQCKLEEGFQAPRRKLALRYKITWVDWDQDHIPVRFYVLDSTDRVGTNGSETIHDCLAEYTIPENNISDPFHVQKASIPIEKGGYLIYGTAHMHTGVVNATLYGQDGRTLCTSTPRYGTGTKAGNEKGYVIEMSVCYPKEGSIKIKDGEIVTVESRYKNEFITGAMGHMYFYLADRLPHTT; encoded by the exons ATGAGGATGATCTCTAAAGCAATTATTTTTTCATTATTAATACTGATGATCCTACCAAGCATTTCTTGCTCCCAACAACAAATGTCTCGAAAAATTATCCACTCTGCAAAATATGTGTCTGAAAAGTTTGAAGTAGGACCCGGAGAAATTGCGAATAAAGCATTGGTTGATATTGAGTTTCCAAAGGGCCATATAGGAGTCAAAAGCTTTGATGTTGATTTAATTGATGAACAAGGGAATTCTGTTCCATTGTATGAAACATACTTTCATCATTGGTTTGCTGTAAAATATATTGTAGCTAAGGGAAAGAATATGTCAGATGACCCTAATGATCATACCGGGGGTCCCATTTACAAAAGAAATGATGGAACATGCAACGGAGGTATTCTTCCACTTTACTGGGGTTTAGGAAGTGAATCGCGAGGAACAGTTTCAAATCTTCCACATCCCTTTGCAGTTGAACTAGGTAACCCTGCGAATATTACAGAAGGATGGGAAGAGAGATGGTTATTTAGTCTCATGGTTATTGATACGCGTGGTACAAAAGATAGAAAAAGTTGCACTGAATGTAGGTGTGACCAATTCAATCTTCCAGAGAATTTTTATAATGTGACGCCTGACATACATGGAAAACCATTGTCCCCCGAGTATAAAGGAGGAGTCTTTTGTTGTCAAAATGGATTTCAATGCAAATTGGAAGAGGGTTTTCAAGCACCAAGGAGAAAGCTTGCTCTAAGATACAAAATAACATGGGTGGATTGGGACCAAGATCATATTCCTGTTAGATTTTATGTACTTGATTCTACTGATCGAGTCGGAACAAATGGTTCTGAAACAATCCATGATTGTCTG GCAGAATATACTATTCCAGAAAACAATATTAGTGACCCTTTTCATGTTCAAAAAGCAAGCATCCCTATAGAAAAAGGTGGTTATCTTATTTATGGCACTGCTCATATGCATACAGGTGTTGTTAATGCAACACTATACGGACAG GATGGAAGAACATTGTGCACATCAACACCAAGATACGGAACTGGAACGAAAGCgggaaatgagaaaggttatGTTATTGAAATGTCTGTATGTTATCCTAAAGAAGGTTCGATCAAGATTAAGGATGGTGAAATTGTGACTGTAGAATCTAGATATAAAAATGAATTTATCACTGGAGCTATGGGACATATGTATTTCTATTTGGCTGATCGATTACCTCACACAACATAG